One window of the Sediminitomix flava genome contains the following:
- a CDS encoding RagB/SusD family nutrient uptake outer membrane protein has translation MMKKYIRNLTIGVGLLAFTGACNDFLEPEPENTLTEEQILRDPALAEGLLLNAYTGLPSTYKDLTDYGTDDLVINQVGHNTTAMAVGGWNASDNPQGKWESYYKQIFYINYFLERLENVTWSYLSEDENTLYLKRLEGEAKGLRAWYHFELLKRHGGMGVNGELLGVPYVTKAYGVNDEFQLARPSYDETVTSIVSDLTDAQVLLTPEYADIDPVTSVTSILNKEKDAYEGEKGAAMYDKAQELSDAGASLEDDETLAQLVDDYNAYVRVYNVVYGARNQHRLTDIGVDALMSRVTLHVASPLFNTTNDQTKWTKAAQEAGILILKNGGLDAISSTGHRFYQDKDDSEVLWRHELPNPANTIEQFHYPPSLAGSGRSNPTQNLVDAFPMSNGYPITDVRSGYDPQDPYSGRDPRLTDYVVYNGNNLGSRTIYTNLGEEDAKGAIINASSITGYYMKKLLNDNLDFTGINDEKGEYFYALFRYTEVLLNFAEAANEVGGPDAMIDIPNKNGEKFSFTPREIIERIRNRAGVSNAYLSELDQDGFRALIRNERRIELAFEGFRFWDLRRWDQDLNETVRGINVTGSFGNYTYTIDPEVQIRDYASYMKYGPIPLSETQKYPIIQNQGW, from the coding sequence ATGATGAAAAAATATATTAGAAACTTAACTATTGGTGTCGGATTGCTCGCCTTTACAGGAGCCTGTAACGACTTTTTGGAACCTGAGCCAGAGAACACGCTTACTGAAGAGCAGATTCTTAGAGATCCAGCTCTAGCAGAAGGATTGTTATTGAATGCCTACACGGGGCTACCTAGTACGTACAAAGATTTGACGGATTATGGTACTGATGATTTAGTGATTAATCAAGTAGGTCATAACACTACCGCAATGGCAGTAGGAGGGTGGAATGCAAGTGATAATCCACAAGGAAAATGGGAGTCTTATTACAAGCAAATCTTTTATATCAATTACTTCTTAGAAAGATTAGAAAATGTGACTTGGTCATACCTTTCTGAGGATGAAAATACACTATACTTAAAGCGTTTGGAAGGAGAAGCAAAAGGCTTGAGAGCTTGGTATCACTTCGAATTGCTAAAAAGACATGGTGGTATGGGGGTAAACGGAGAGCTACTTGGTGTCCCTTATGTAACTAAAGCCTATGGTGTAAATGATGAATTCCAATTAGCTCGTCCTAGCTACGATGAAACAGTGACTTCAATTGTTAGTGATTTAACGGATGCTCAAGTATTATTGACACCAGAATATGCAGATATTGATCCTGTTACCTCAGTGACATCTATCTTGAATAAAGAAAAAGATGCTTATGAAGGCGAAAAAGGGGCTGCAATGTACGACAAAGCACAAGAACTATCAGATGCTGGAGCGTCATTAGAAGATGATGAAACACTAGCGCAGTTGGTTGATGATTATAATGCTTATGTGAGGGTTTACAATGTAGTTTATGGTGCACGTAATCAACACCGTCTGACAGATATAGGTGTTGATGCCCTTATGTCAAGAGTAACTTTGCACGTGGCTAGTCCGCTTTTCAATACAACAAATGATCAAACGAAATGGACTAAAGCAGCGCAAGAAGCTGGAATTTTGATTTTAAAGAATGGTGGGCTAGATGCAATTTCATCTACAGGACATCGTTTTTATCAAGATAAGGATGATTCTGAAGTGCTTTGGAGACATGAGCTTCCAAATCCAGCCAATACAATTGAGCAATTTCATTATCCTCCATCATTAGCAGGAAGCGGTCGTAGTAACCCTACTCAAAACTTAGTAGATGCATTCCCAATGTCAAATGGTTACCCAATTACTGATGTAAGAAGTGGTTATGATCCGCAAGACCCTTACTCAGGTCGTGACCCTCGTCTGACAGATTATGTTGTTTACAACGGGAATAATCTTGGAAGTAGAACGATCTATACGAATTTGGGCGAGGAAGATGCGAAAGGAGCGATTATTAATGCTTCTTCAATCACAGGTTATTATATGAAAAAGTTGCTCAATGATAACCTTGATTTTACAGGTATTAATGATGAAAAAGGAGAGTATTTTTATGCACTATTCCGTTACACGGAAGTACTTTTAAACTTTGCTGAAGCGGCCAATGAGGTTGGAGGTCCTGATGCAATGATTGATATTCCAAATAAAAATGGAGAGAAATTCAGCTTTACTCCTCGTGAAATTATAGAACGTATTCGTAATAGAGCAGGAGTGTCAAATGCTTATTTAAGTGAGCTTGACCAAGATGGTTTTAGAGCATTGATCCGCAATGAGCGTAGAATTGAGCTTGCATTTGAAGGCTTCCGTTTCTGGGATTTGAGACGTTGGGATCAAGACCTAAATGAGACTGTAAGAGGTATAAATGTAACAGGAAGCTTTGGCAACTATACTTATACAATTGATCCAGAAGTTCAGATTAGAGATTATGCTTCTTATATGAAGTATGGACCTATTCCACTTTCTGAGACTCAAAAGTATCCTATCATACAAAATCAAGGTTGGTAG
- a CDS encoding BT_3987 domain-containing protein — protein sequence MKKILSIITLGLALSACYPGNQENEFPDFDQQNVYFPIQSPVRTLILGEDYYDNSLDQEYRFNVGVAIGGLRENTKDWTADFQVENSLVDNLIFAEPEDDASDYTMFEALPASYYELGVTDQVTIPAGSFVGLIPVQLTDAFFEDPKAVEGRYVLPLKLTGTSADSVLSGLPASGVENPDLRLDSDWTVSPKNYTLFAVKYINELHGEYLRRGKTVVTDEATGNEIRTDVYRADYVVEDALVSASTSGRRTIVLNSMGKYVDATHQLAVEFPSSDAEGQMSLSLSSVEGSTPVEAVGTANVWVNDGDQWGGTPDNPTKRDVIYLNYTFMDNDGYINEVFDTLVYRNNGIDYEEFTISLMEE from the coding sequence ATGAAAAAGATTTTATCAATTATAACGCTTGGATTGGCACTAAGTGCTTGTTACCCTGGGAACCAAGAAAATGAATTTCCTGATTTCGATCAGCAGAATGTTTATTTCCCAATACAATCGCCTGTGAGAACACTAATCTTAGGTGAGGATTATTACGATAACTCTTTGGATCAGGAATACCGTTTTAATGTAGGTGTTGCCATCGGTGGCTTGAGAGAAAATACTAAAGACTGGACTGCAGATTTTCAAGTTGAAAATAGTTTGGTTGACAATCTTATTTTCGCAGAACCAGAAGATGATGCGAGTGACTATACCATGTTTGAGGCTTTACCTGCTTCATACTATGAGTTGGGTGTCACAGATCAAGTAACAATTCCTGCAGGAAGTTTTGTTGGTCTTATTCCAGTTCAGTTGACGGATGCTTTCTTTGAAGATCCAAAAGCAGTAGAAGGACGTTATGTGTTACCTCTAAAATTAACAGGTACATCGGCAGATTCGGTGTTGAGTGGTTTGCCTGCATCTGGGGTTGAAAATCCTGATTTGCGTTTGGATTCAGACTGGACAGTTTCTCCTAAAAACTACACACTTTTTGCAGTGAAATATATTAATGAATTGCATGGTGAATATTTGCGTAGAGGAAAGACAGTAGTAACTGATGAAGCGACAGGCAATGAAATTAGAACAGATGTATACAGAGCTGATTATGTGGTAGAAGATGCCCTTGTTTCAGCATCTACTTCTGGTAGAAGAACAATTGTTCTGAACAGTATGGGTAAGTATGTTGATGCGACTCATCAGCTTGCTGTCGAGTTTCCTTCAAGTGATGCTGAAGGTCAAATGAGCTTATCATTAAGTTCTGTTGAAGGTTCAACACCTGTTGAAGCTGTAGGTACAGCAAATGTATGGGTAAACGATGGCGATCAGTGGGGAGGAACACCTGATAATCCTACAAAAAGAGATGTTATCTATTTGAATTACACTTTTATGGATAACGACGGATATATCAATGAAGTATTCGATACATTAGTTTATCGTAATAATGGTATTGACTACGAAGAGTTCACTATCAGTCTGATGGAAGAGTAA
- a CDS encoding arylsulfatase, protein MRKLLIIILAFSLNYVFAQDKPNILVIWGDDIGYWNISAYNQGMMGYRTPNIDRIGKEGGIFTDHYAQQSCTAGRAAFAMGQHPFRTGMLTIGMPGSEHGIPDWTPTIADLLKEHGYATAQHGKNHFGDRDKHLPTNHGFDQFYGNLYHLNAEEEPESYYYPKDPEFRKKFGPRGVIKSTADGPIQDTGPMTRKRMETADNEFMEATLEFMEKAHEEGKPFFIWHNSTRMHVWTHLSEEWEGKSGIGLYADGMLDHDDQVGKLLDKLDELGIAENTIVIYSTDNGAEKFSWPDGGTSPFYGEKGTTNEGGFRVPQLVRWPGVIKPGSQFNEIMSHEDWMPTIMAAVGDPDIVEKLKKGHKANGKDFKVHLDGANFMPYFLGKVEKSPRETVFYFTANGELNAVRWNNFKTTFATMDGGISTTTRRTPNWPVITHLKADPFQTADKESDMYLKWYADNMWLFVPVQLKIKEFLGTFEGYPFQEGSYLSASGISGKAMQMEKRLKMLEKE, encoded by the coding sequence ATGAGGAAACTACTTATTATAATACTTGCCTTTAGTCTAAACTATGTTTTTGCTCAAGACAAGCCAAACATTCTAGTCATCTGGGGGGATGATATAGGCTACTGGAATATAAGTGCCTATAACCAAGGGATGATGGGATACAGAACGCCAAACATTGACCGTATTGGTAAAGAAGGCGGTATATTTACGGACCATTATGCACAACAGAGTTGTACTGCTGGTCGTGCCGCATTCGCAATGGGACAACATCCATTCCGTACTGGTATGCTTACAATTGGAATGCCTGGCTCTGAACATGGTATTCCAGACTGGACTCCAACTATCGCTGACTTATTGAAAGAGCATGGTTATGCCACAGCGCAACATGGTAAAAATCACTTTGGTGACCGAGATAAACACTTACCGACAAATCATGGTTTTGATCAATTTTACGGTAACCTTTACCATCTAAATGCAGAAGAAGAACCTGAAAGCTATTATTACCCTAAAGACCCTGAATTCCGCAAGAAATTTGGTCCAAGAGGGGTGATCAAGTCTACAGCCGATGGTCCAATCCAAGATACGGGGCCCATGACACGTAAACGTATGGAGACTGCTGATAATGAATTTATGGAGGCGACGCTGGAGTTTATGGAAAAAGCTCATGAGGAAGGTAAACCATTCTTTATCTGGCATAACTCAACTCGTATGCATGTTTGGACTCACTTATCTGAAGAGTGGGAAGGTAAATCGGGTATAGGTCTTTATGCCGATGGTATGCTAGATCATGATGATCAAGTAGGAAAGCTTCTTGACAAATTAGACGAATTGGGTATTGCTGAAAATACCATTGTCATTTATTCCACAGACAATGGTGCTGAGAAATTCTCGTGGCCTGATGGTGGTACTTCTCCTTTTTATGGAGAAAAAGGAACAACTAACGAAGGTGGTTTCAGAGTTCCACAACTTGTTCGTTGGCCTGGAGTGATCAAACCGGGTTCTCAATTTAACGAAATTATGTCACACGAAGACTGGATGCCAACAATCATGGCTGCAGTAGGAGATCCTGACATTGTAGAGAAGCTCAAGAAAGGCCATAAAGCAAATGGCAAAGATTTTAAGGTACATCTAGATGGCGCTAATTTCATGCCTTACTTCCTAGGTAAAGTTGAAAAATCACCTCGTGAAACCGTTTTCTATTTTACAGCAAATGGAGAACTGAATGCTGTCCGTTGGAATAACTTTAAAACAACATTTGCGACAATGGACGGAGGTATATCTACGACAACGAGACGAACTCCTAATTGGCCCGTTATTACGCATCTAAAAGCAGATCCTTTCCAAACTGCGGATAAAGAATCGGATATGTATCTAAAATGGTATGCCGATAATATGTGGCTCTTTGTACCTGTTCAGCTTAAGATTAAAGAGTTCTTAGGTACTTTTGAAGGTTACCCTTTTCAAGAAGGTTCATACCTAAGTGCATCTGGTATTTCTGGAAAAGCTATGCAGATGGAAAAAAGATTAAAAATGCTAGAGAAGGAGTAG
- a CDS encoding branched-chain amino acid aminotransferase: MEIGFIENIDKKSKPNQNQLGFGQHFTDYMFEMDYIDGEGWVNPTIKPYAPISLDPSAMVFHYGQSVFEGLKAYRTKDDRVLLFRPEKNIERLNKSNARMCIPEIDKELILKAISELVKVDKDWIPNQKGTSLYIRPFVFATDYYVGVRQSHNYKFLIILSPVGAYYSEGFNPVKIFIEQQYVRAVKGGVGEAKTAGNYAASIKAQSEAKEKGFSQVLWLDGAEHKYIEEVGAMNIFIMIGEEILTPELTGSILDGVTRRSTIELLRASGYQVTERKITIDEIIEAQFNGRLKEVFGTGTAAVISPVGEMWFEGQKILINGGEVGNVSQKLYDQLTGIQTGDVEDEFGWTIDISK; this comes from the coding sequence ATGGAAATAGGATTTATAGAAAACATAGATAAGAAGTCAAAACCTAATCAAAATCAATTAGGCTTTGGGCAGCATTTTACAGATTATATGTTCGAAATGGATTACATAGATGGAGAAGGTTGGGTAAATCCAACTATCAAACCGTATGCACCTATTTCATTAGATCCATCAGCAATGGTTTTCCATTATGGACAATCTGTTTTTGAAGGTTTAAAAGCTTATCGAACCAAAGATGATCGTGTTCTACTTTTTAGACCAGAGAAGAACATTGAGCGTTTAAATAAATCAAATGCTCGAATGTGTATTCCAGAGATAGATAAAGAATTGATCTTAAAAGCTATTTCGGAATTGGTTAAAGTGGATAAAGATTGGATTCCTAATCAGAAAGGAACAAGTCTATATATCAGACCCTTTGTTTTTGCAACAGATTACTATGTAGGAGTAAGGCAGTCACATAATTATAAGTTCTTGATCATCTTATCACCGGTAGGAGCGTATTATTCTGAAGGTTTTAATCCTGTAAAGATATTTATTGAACAACAATATGTTCGTGCTGTAAAAGGTGGTGTAGGAGAAGCGAAAACAGCAGGAAATTATGCGGCAAGTATAAAGGCGCAATCAGAAGCAAAAGAAAAAGGCTTTTCTCAAGTGCTATGGCTAGACGGTGCTGAACATAAATATATCGAAGAAGTTGGCGCTATGAATATTTTTATCATGATCGGGGAAGAAATACTTACTCCTGAATTGACAGGAAGTATTTTAGATGGAGTAACAAGACGATCTACGATAGAATTATTAAGGGCTTCAGGTTATCAAGTAACAGAGCGAAAAATTACAATTGATGAAATCATTGAAGCTCAATTCAATGGTCGATTGAAAGAAGTTTTCGGAACGGGTACTGCAGCGGTGATTTCTCCAGTAGGTGAAATGTGGTTTGAAGGGCAGAAAATACTGATCAATGGAGGTGAAGTTGGAAACGTATCGCAAAAACTTTATGACCAGTTAACTGGTATCCAAACAGGGGACGTAGAAGATGAGTTTGGGTGGACAATAGACATTTCAAAATAA
- a CDS encoding DUF4625 domain-containing protein, with product MNKLIYLPFLLFLFSCEEKEEHFELSIQNLEYGKGSSGHGNNQIGYAGVDLHLAANIIADHLTEEVKLTIQSLEGDEHIEYDYSEKYRGIRNPYVHEHPIIPSDFEAGSYQLDFIVKDKLGNETSDGGPLEIVSIIYFDEIELEGSIEASKEIGLSFTINGFYTLKDLIITLKDEQGEEFLAIGYDFSTISARRIEFNEHIQLPSDLPEGEYILVATARDTRNNSAKEILNK from the coding sequence ATGAACAAACTAATTTATCTACCCTTTCTTCTTTTTCTATTCTCTTGTGAGGAAAAAGAAGAACACTTCGAACTGAGTATTCAAAACCTAGAGTACGGGAAAGGAAGTAGCGGACATGGCAACAACCAGATTGGTTATGCGGGAGTTGATCTTCACTTGGCAGCTAATATTATAGCAGATCATTTAACCGAGGAGGTTAAACTTACGATCCAGTCATTGGAAGGAGACGAGCATATCGAATATGATTATTCAGAAAAATACCGTGGCATCCGAAACCCATACGTACATGAGCACCCCATAATTCCCTCTGATTTTGAAGCAGGTAGTTATCAGTTAGATTTTATTGTAAAAGATAAGCTAGGAAATGAAACCTCTGACGGAGGGCCTTTAGAAATTGTTTCAATCATTTATTTTGATGAAATCGAGCTAGAAGGAAGCATAGAAGCGAGCAAAGAGATAGGTCTAAGTTTCACCATCAATGGCTTCTATACACTAAAAGACTTGATCATTACGCTCAAAGATGAGCAAGGAGAAGAGTTTTTGGCTATTGGTTACGACTTCAGTACGATTTCGGCAAGGAGAATTGAGTTCAATGAACATATCCAATTGCCTTCTGATCTTCCTGAGGGTGAATATATCTTGGTAGCAACAGCTAGAGACACTAGAAATAACAGTGCAAAAGAAATACTAAACAAATAA
- a CDS encoding DUF6624 domain-containing protein has product MKTESLLLILLLFFSSSCVKKEAENDSQSLQKESLYTQEALVAMLDTIWVTEQLPIRLRDSLGRVYGYESEEFNEQNEIYHKNHDVNEKKILKLLDTHGWPSVNSIGESGNLTICNVLQHSGIEVRKKYIPMMKKAVAEKGLAPRLLARAEDRLATDRGELQIYGGQIKYYPQTKSFDVWPIADPKNVDKRRAEIGLAPMAEFLASRRHPLTWDLEKQIKRTEAFQMNK; this is encoded by the coding sequence ATGAAAACCGAAAGTCTATTACTTATCCTCCTCTTATTTTTTTCTAGCTCTTGTGTTAAAAAAGAAGCTGAAAATGATAGTCAATCACTCCAAAAAGAGAGCCTTTATACTCAAGAAGCCTTAGTTGCTATGCTAGACACCATTTGGGTAACAGAACAACTACCTATCAGGTTACGAGATTCATTGGGTAGAGTATATGGCTATGAGTCAGAAGAATTTAATGAGCAGAATGAGATCTACCATAAAAATCATGATGTGAACGAAAAGAAAATCCTTAAGCTATTGGATACTCATGGTTGGCCAAGTGTAAATAGTATTGGTGAGAGCGGCAACTTGACCATCTGCAATGTGCTTCAACACTCAGGCATCGAAGTTCGAAAAAAATATATTCCGATGATGAAAAAAGCGGTTGCAGAAAAAGGTTTAGCACCAAGACTATTGGCTCGTGCAGAAGATCGATTGGCAACTGATCGTGGAGAGCTTCAAATTTATGGCGGACAAATAAAATACTACCCTCAAACCAAAAGTTTTGACGTTTGGCCTATTGCCGACCCTAAAAATGTAGATAAAAGACGTGCTGAAATAGGGCTTGCTCCAATGGCAGAATTCTTGGCTAGCCGAAGACATCCTTTAACGTGGGATTTGGAGAAGCAAATAAAAAGAACAGAAGCGTTTCAAATGAACAAGTAG
- a CDS encoding serine hydrolase domain-containing protein: MRIIAVLLIFTFFIHGIGECQIYPNKNWFVNENASDIGWNDRDCSDFERYIIDSTNITGLVIVHQGQVVFDYGDIEENSYIASCRKSVLSMLYGKYVENGQIDLDKTLEDLKIEDHSPFLEIEKSARIKDIIAARSGVFLSGSNGGDFRRLAPERGSVQPGSYWLYSNWDFNLAGYIFEQETNKDIYNEIEDQLASPLQMEDWNKSLQLKNGNLEVSKFPAYHMWFSTRDMARLGLLMLRNGKWLDKQVIPKAWVKEMITQRTSYTEAQHNAPILKEDGLDLGYGYMWWLIENTQDSKLKNAYSAQGALGQNITVYPEIDVVLAFKTKSRYRRRNSIQTQMKVIRKAVEIYKPN; this comes from the coding sequence ATGAGAATTATAGCTGTACTTCTAATTTTTACTTTTTTTATTCACGGTATTGGGGAATGTCAAATTTACCCAAATAAAAACTGGTTTGTGAATGAAAACGCCTCGGACATTGGCTGGAACGATAGAGATTGTTCTGATTTTGAGCGATACATCATTGATAGCACAAACATTACAGGGCTAGTAATTGTCCACCAAGGTCAGGTGGTATTCGACTATGGAGACATCGAAGAAAACAGTTACATCGCTTCGTGTAGAAAAAGTGTACTGTCTATGCTCTACGGTAAATATGTAGAAAATGGTCAGATTGATTTAGACAAAACACTTGAAGATTTAAAGATAGAAGATCATTCACCTTTTCTTGAAATCGAAAAATCGGCAAGGATAAAAGATATAATAGCGGCACGTTCGGGTGTCTTTTTATCTGGTTCTAACGGAGGAGACTTCAGACGACTAGCTCCTGAAAGAGGTTCTGTACAACCCGGAAGTTATTGGCTATACAGCAATTGGGATTTTAATTTGGCTGGGTACATTTTCGAGCAAGAAACCAATAAAGACATCTACAATGAAATAGAAGATCAGTTAGCCAGTCCTCTTCAAATGGAAGATTGGAACAAGTCTTTGCAACTTAAAAATGGAAATTTGGAGGTATCGAAATTTCCAGCATATCATATGTGGTTTTCTACAAGAGATATGGCTCGTCTTGGATTACTGATGTTACGGAATGGAAAATGGCTCGACAAACAAGTCATCCCGAAAGCTTGGGTAAAAGAAATGATTACACAAAGAACATCGTATACAGAAGCACAGCACAATGCTCCTATATTAAAAGAAGATGGGCTAGACCTTGGCTATGGCTATATGTGGTGGCTGATAGAAAATACACAAGACTCTAAACTAAAAAATGCTTATTCTGCTCAAGGAGCTTTGGGGCAAAACATTACCGTTTACCCAGAAATAGATGTTGTTCTGGCTTTTAAAACAAAAAGCCGTTACAGAAGAAGAAATAGTATTCAAACACAAATGAAAGTGATCCGAAAGGCTGTAGAAATCTATAAGCCAAACTAA
- a CDS encoding helix-turn-helix transcriptional regulator, with the protein MKLKENIFLGTTDKKFQVSDCAISLVNYTKPVSEDWHSHEDIHLSLILQGGNLESRKNQDVQVSPGRIMAYNQGEIHRNRFTAFPSKNLNLEFKSDFFSKNEADFSALTLSNWENEKAYISLIKVYYELQINDIYSIDTIDSLLQSLFIKENISSNKPLWLNRLQEIIEDRWDEFIPLDELAATLNIHPVTISKYFKKFYRGTLGDYMRRIKVHRALYYLFHTEMSITEIALRCGFSDHSHMIRIFKLYIGFNPKRIRKI; encoded by the coding sequence TTGAAGCTAAAAGAAAATATTTTTTTAGGCACTACAGATAAAAAGTTTCAAGTTTCTGATTGTGCTATCTCTCTAGTAAACTACACAAAACCTGTCTCAGAAGATTGGCACTCACATGAGGATATTCATTTGTCGCTGATTCTTCAAGGAGGGAATTTAGAGTCACGAAAGAATCAAGATGTTCAAGTGAGTCCTGGGAGAATTATGGCTTATAACCAAGGCGAAATTCATCGAAATAGATTTACAGCTTTTCCTTCCAAAAATCTAAATCTTGAATTCAAGAGCGATTTCTTTAGTAAAAACGAGGCTGATTTCTCAGCTTTGACACTTTCGAATTGGGAAAATGAAAAAGCATATATTTCCTTGATCAAGGTCTATTACGAACTTCAAATCAACGATATATACTCAATCGATACAATTGATTCTTTACTACAATCCTTATTCATTAAAGAAAACATATCCTCTAACAAACCGCTTTGGTTAAACAGGCTCCAAGAAATTATCGAAGATCGTTGGGATGAATTTATCCCTTTGGATGAACTAGCCGCTACGCTGAACATACACCCAGTCACTATCTCCAAATACTTCAAAAAGTTCTATCGTGGTACACTTGGAGATTACATGAGAAGAATAAAAGTACATAGGGCATTGTATTACTTATTTCATACCGAAATGAGTATTACTGAAATTGCACTGAGATGTGGTTTTTCAGACCATAGTCATATGATCAGAATCTTTAAACTCTATATAGGTTTCAATCCAAAGCGTATTCGAAAAATATAA
- a CDS encoding glycosyl hydrolase family 28 protein: MKKVLLILLYLGVFSASAQLVSYPVAEHINSENKFAFPSPHYKVSLIQGDHIIEDFVYCMNSMHTTNNSKTTSWVNFSFEGKVTVRVKHLRKEIDFAQILPASKGIETKIIDQNTIEFELEHTGHYSVEFEDDLLIEHPLLIFANPLEKDIPSPEDENVIYFGKGLHEIGDEYVIPKGKTVYLEGGAYVKGQFVSEGSHEVTIRGRGIMSGEDYAPRTHHHMIELKNANKIEIEGITMIHSPRFMVVLRGKDHYIHNVKMMGWWFSTDGISAGQNTLIEDCFFKVNDDAVKLYQSSTTVRRCTIWQLENGAPFMISWNGSKDFGNCKVSDIDIIRVEHHWDNENLAVICAIHGGKANISDFEFDNIRIDNSKWRIFHLVTRPNRWGKWNPEKGSLSNFTFKNFYYHGKPQIENLIMGHDRFHPIRNIQFENIVIDGQQLKHLDRKHFIIHPEFTCNITLK, translated from the coding sequence ATGAAAAAAGTACTTCTAATTCTCCTGTATCTTGGGGTGTTTTCTGCCTCTGCGCAATTGGTCAGCTACCCTGTAGCCGAACATATCAATAGCGAAAATAAATTTGCTTTTCCGTCTCCCCATTACAAAGTCAGCTTAATACAAGGAGACCATATCATTGAAGATTTTGTGTATTGTATGAATTCAATGCACACCACCAATAACTCGAAGACGACTTCGTGGGTCAATTTCTCATTTGAAGGAAAAGTAACAGTACGTGTCAAACACCTGCGCAAGGAGATTGATTTTGCACAGATTTTACCTGCTTCAAAAGGCATTGAGACCAAAATTATTGATCAAAATACAATTGAATTTGAACTTGAACATACAGGACATTATTCTGTAGAGTTTGAAGATGATTTACTGATCGAACATCCGCTACTGATTTTTGCCAATCCACTTGAGAAGGATATCCCGAGTCCCGAAGATGAAAATGTGATTTATTTTGGAAAAGGCCTGCATGAAATCGGTGACGAATATGTAATTCCGAAAGGCAAAACGGTGTACCTCGAAGGAGGCGCGTACGTAAAAGGACAGTTTGTTTCTGAAGGGAGTCATGAAGTGACCATCAGAGGGAGAGGAATTATGTCTGGAGAAGATTATGCCCCCCGAACGCATCATCATATGATTGAGCTGAAAAATGCTAATAAGATTGAAATCGAAGGCATTACCATGATTCATTCTCCTCGATTTATGGTGGTGCTAAGAGGAAAAGATCATTATATCCATAATGTGAAAATGATGGGATGGTGGTTTAGTACCGATGGTATTTCAGCAGGACAAAACACCTTGATCGAAGATTGTTTCTTTAAAGTAAATGACGATGCGGTCAAACTTTATCAGAGCAGTACTACGGTTCGTCGTTGTACCATTTGGCAATTGGAAAATGGTGCGCCATTCATGATCAGCTGGAATGGCTCTAAAGATTTCGGGAATTGTAAGGTAAGCGATATTGATATTATTCGGGTAGAACACCACTGGGATAATGAAAACCTCGCGGTGATATGCGCCATTCATGGAGGAAAAGCCAATATCAGTGACTTTGAATTTGACAATATCCGTATCGACAACTCAAAATGGCGGATTTTTCATTTAGTCACTCGGCCTAACCGTTGGGGAAAATGGAATCCTGAAAAGGGCAGCTTAAGCAATTTTACCTTCAAGAATTTCTATTACCATGGAAAACCTCAAATTGAAAACTTGATTATGGGGCATGATCGCTTCCACCCCATCCGTAACATTCAGTTTGAAAACATCGTGATTGATGGCCAACAGCTGAAACATTTGGATCGAAAACACTTTATCATTCACCCAGAATTTACCTGTAATATTACATTGAAATAG